The DNA sequence TTCCGCACGATTTAAAATCTTGTCCGTCTGATCAGGCTCAACCCCACCGACCAAATGCCATGTACTCAGATCACTGTATCCATCTTTCCACTAACCCGCTATCGACTAAAAAACGAACGATAAAAAGTCTTTTTTGGGTAGTCCCTTGTGATACTCCTCTTTTGCGTCTCGTTTAGTATCATTTATACATTGAAATAATTTAAATGATGCTGTATCATTTAGTTAATTCAAATGATACTAATCGGTAGTGAGGGCAGGGAAATGATTTTTGGTTATGCGAGAGTCTCAGCAAAAGATCAGAACCTTGAACGTCAGTTGGCAGTACTTGAACCTGTTTGCGACAAAATTGTTACAGAGAAAGAATCAGGGAAATCCACCAGCGAAAGACCTGAATTGTTGAACTTGCTTTCTCACCTCCGCGAAGGTGATACGCTCATTACTCATTCTATCGATCGCCTTGCTCGTAATACCCGCGATTTATTGGAAATGATTGATAGCCTCGTTGAACGCGGGGTCACTGTTCAGTTTTTGGCTAATTCAATGAGTTTCGATAACTCCCCACAATCCCGCCTGATCTTAACTATGATGGGGGCTGTTGCTGAGTTTGAAAGAGGTATGATCGCATCCCGTCGCAATGAGGGGATCGCTCTTGCTAAAGAGGCGAAGAAGTACAAGGGTAAGCAAAAGAACAAGGAGCTACACAGTAAAATCATTGAAATGCTCCAGGCAGGGAAGAACACACCGGATGAGATCGCAAAGTTGTGCGATTGCGGCAGGGCTACAGTATTTCGTGTGAAGAAGGAAATGATTGCCAGTAGTACTGCCAGCATTGAGAACTGATATAGCGGCAGGTAGCAAAGGACGGATTTGTATAGGTCAGTACTGTCCGAATCCTTTCGATATCCTAAGTGATAACATCAAAGAGGCTATATGGCCTCTTTTGTGTTTGTGCTAGGCCACATAACTACTTGTTACTGATAGTTAAAATACTCCTCCTCCATGAAAACATAAAAATTTTGTCTAATGTTCAATGTATTTTAATGCCATATAGCGTGATGGTCATGATCAAAATCCGTTACTTTTCATGTTGTAAGAGCGAAAAAGCATACAACAGAAACCTGATGACGGGCATAACATTAAAATAGTCTTAATAAATCATAGGGTTGAGTTGAGTAGGGATATTCTGGAAATGCGAAGACGAGCACATTTCTGCGCCCTGAATGCTTTATCTTGTTTAAAAAAGAAGCGTATAATAACCCCGTAAGACCAAGAAGCCTAAGG is a window from the Dickeya lacustris genome containing:
- a CDS encoding recombinase family protein, with translation MIFGYARVSAKDQNLERQLAVLEPVCDKIVTEKESGKSTSERPELLNLLSHLREGDTLITHSIDRLARNTRDLLEMIDSLVERGVTVQFLANSMSFDNSPQSRLILTMMGAVAEFERGMIASRRNEGIALAKEAKKYKGKQKNKELHSKIIEMLQAGKNTPDEIAKLCDCGRATVFRVKKEMIASSTASIEN